The following nucleotide sequence is from Erinaceus europaeus chromosome 8, mEriEur2.1, whole genome shotgun sequence.
GTCCTttgttctcctttcttcctcttttagtGGGTCACTATGACTCTGATATTCAGTTACATTTCTGGCAGATACTGAGTCTTATTTTCTTTGAAATGGAGTCCAAGGCCTGCATCTTGCTCTTGATTCAGATCTCTTCCTTGAGTTCTGTGACACTGGATACTTCTCTATTTGCATTTTAACAAATAGCTGCTGAGTTTAGGACACAGACAGAACCTGACAATCCTGTCAGATTGTCAGAGGACAGACTAACCTGAGAGAGCCAGAGAAGCTCCTCAGCTGTGCTCCACACCAGCCTCCACTGTGTAGAGACGCAGGACAGGTTCTGAGAGACCAGAGGTAGagtgagagattcagagagaaagagagagagaaactccaaatcagcaAGGGGTTTATCCATCCACAGAAGGAACAAGACTAGGCCTAATAGCTATCATGTCAGGTTTCACAGAGTGGGTATATCTGGTTCTGACTGTTACTCTGTTCCTGTTTGGGATGCTGGGGAATGGCTTTATTGGGTTGGTCAATGGCAGCAGCTGGCTGAAGAGCAGGAGGATCTCTTTGTCTGACATCATCACCACTCTGCTGGCTCTCTGCAGCATCATCCTGCTGTGGACTCTCTTGGTTGATGTTTGCTTAATGCAGTTCCCTTTCAAGACACATGATGAAGTGAGAATGAATCATATTCTTGGGATTTTATGGGCATTCATGCATCATCTGGTCCTTTGGCTTCTGGCCTGCCTCAGTATCCTCTACTGCCTGAGAATCGCCAGTTTCTCGCACCCCGCATTCCTCTGGCTCAAGTGGAGGGTGTCCCGGGTGGTGGTGTGGATGCTGCTGGGTGCGCTGCTCCTGTCCTGTGCCAGGGCCATGTTTTTGATCCATGAACTTAAGATCTATACTGTTTTCTTTGGAATTTACGAGAAAGGAAACACGACGGAGAACTCTAACAAGGGAAGTCAATATAAACTGACTCATATTCTTGGAACTCTGTGGGACCTCCCTCCTCTGATGGCATCTCTGGTCTCCTACTTTCTGCTCCTCCACTCCCTGAGGAAGCACTCCAGGCAGATTCAGCAATATGGTAGCAGCCCCAGAGATCCCAGCACCGAGGCCCACGAGAGAGC
It contains:
- the LOC103121572 gene encoding taste receptor type 2 member 3-like; the encoded protein is MSGFTEWVYLVLTVTLFLFGMLGNGFIGLVNGSSWLKSRRISLSDIITTLLALCSIILLWTLLVDVCLMQFPFKTHDEVRMNHILGILWAFMHHLVLWLLACLSILYCLRIASFSHPAFLWLKWRVSRVVVWMLLGALLLSCARAMFLIHELKIYTVFFGIYEKGNTTENSNKGSQYKLTHILGTLWDLPPLMASLVSYFLLLHSLRKHSRQIQQYGSSPRDPSTEAHERAIKIIFSFFFLFLFFLLALIFASSRHYLPGAERIKMIGVAVVMFHCVGHSFILIFGNSKLKQLFVQMMRCQPAI